In one window of Rathayibacter caricis DSM 15933 DNA:
- a CDS encoding alpha/beta fold hydrolase codes for MPATPSGIHWDSRGPQEAPPVLLIEGFTGQLIGWRDGFCDLLVERGLRVLRMDNRDIGLSRHEAPGTVYSVADMARDAAEVLVEAGAGRATVVGQSMGGLIAQHLAMDRPDLVSGLVLFYTTPTTGIIPADALQGDLVEPTTEEEAIEVFLAGNRGVASPAWGYDEVRQRALAAAMWRRDRDFSGHARQRAAILAMPDTRPRLREVTVPVALVHGRADALIPPAGSMLLLEELPQAELHLHPGMGHEIAEALWPEFVAVIARLTRAARTPAVPRPGVCDHW; via the coding sequence ATGCCCGCGACGCCCTCCGGGATCCACTGGGACAGCCGGGGGCCGCAGGAGGCTCCGCCGGTGCTGCTCATCGAGGGGTTCACCGGGCAGCTGATCGGCTGGCGCGACGGGTTCTGCGACCTGCTGGTCGAGCGCGGGCTGCGGGTCCTCCGCATGGACAACCGCGACATCGGCCTCTCCCGCCACGAGGCTCCCGGCACCGTCTACTCCGTCGCTGACATGGCGCGGGACGCGGCGGAGGTCCTCGTCGAGGCGGGGGCCGGTCGCGCGACCGTGGTCGGCCAGTCGATGGGCGGGTTGATCGCGCAGCACCTCGCGATGGACCGCCCGGATCTCGTCTCGGGCCTCGTCCTCTTCTACACGACTCCCACGACCGGCATCATCCCGGCGGACGCGCTGCAGGGCGACCTGGTCGAGCCGACCACCGAGGAGGAGGCGATCGAGGTGTTCCTCGCGGGCAACCGCGGGGTCGCATCGCCGGCGTGGGGGTACGACGAGGTGCGCCAGCGCGCCCTCGCCGCCGCGATGTGGCGGAGGGACCGGGACTTCTCCGGTCACGCCCGGCAGCGCGCCGCGATCCTGGCGATGCCCGACACCCGCCCGCGTCTCCGGGAGGTGACGGTGCCCGTCGCCCTCGTGCACGGACGGGCCGACGCTCTGATCCCGCCGGCCGGGTCGATGCTCCTGCTCGAGGAGCTGCCGCAGGCGGAGCTCCACCTTCACCCCGGCATGGGGCACGAGATCGCGGAGGCGCTCTGGCCCGAGTTCGTCGCGGTCATCGCCCGCCTCACGCGAGCCGCCCGCACGCCGGCGGTCCCGCGGCCCGGCGTCTGCGACCACTGGTGA
- a CDS encoding alpha/beta hydrolase → MPLDPFLAPLVASLPPAPAEIDDFPAWREQELAGAEALASQLLEPAPEVLSARTVTLPVAGGEITLNVFHPLTAGPHGVHLYFHGGGWIGGTIHSRMVDILCRERAVGADCIVVAVDYRKAPEHPFPAALEDGYAALLWVAENIDELGGRADGITVGGGSAGANLAAGLALKARDENGPAIAFQLLEVPSLDFTFSSPSIRRFATGYGLTEKTLHLCRRLYLTDPADATNPYASPLLADDLTGLPPAYIMSSEYDLIVDDGERYAERLRAAGVPATFSLQLGHIHGSSAFTAVMESARDWRQETFDVLRVAHSTPVAG, encoded by the coding sequence ATGCCGCTCGACCCGTTCCTCGCCCCCCTCGTTGCGAGCCTGCCCCCTGCTCCCGCCGAGATCGACGACTTCCCCGCCTGGCGCGAGCAGGAGCTCGCCGGGGCCGAAGCGCTCGCGTCCCAGCTCCTCGAGCCGGCGCCCGAGGTCCTCAGTGCGCGCACCGTGACGCTCCCCGTCGCGGGCGGTGAGATCACTCTGAACGTCTTCCACCCGCTCACGGCCGGTCCCCACGGCGTGCACCTCTACTTCCACGGAGGCGGATGGATCGGCGGCACGATCCACTCCCGGATGGTCGACATCCTCTGCCGGGAGCGCGCCGTGGGCGCCGACTGCATCGTCGTCGCCGTCGACTACCGCAAGGCTCCCGAGCACCCGTTCCCCGCCGCCCTCGAGGACGGCTACGCGGCGCTCCTCTGGGTCGCCGAGAACATCGACGAGCTCGGCGGCCGGGCCGACGGCATCACGGTCGGCGGAGGCTCGGCCGGCGCGAACCTCGCCGCCGGGCTCGCCCTGAAGGCGCGGGACGAGAACGGCCCGGCCATCGCCTTCCAGCTGCTCGAGGTGCCGTCCCTCGACTTCACCTTCAGCAGCCCGTCCATCCGCCGCTTCGCCACCGGCTACGGGCTCACGGAGAAGACGCTGCACCTCTGCCGCCGCCTCTACCTCACGGATCCGGCCGACGCGACGAACCCCTACGCCTCCCCGCTGCTGGCCGACGACCTCACGGGTCTCCCGCCGGCGTACATCATGTCGTCGGAGTACGACCTGATCGTGGACGACGGCGAGCGCTACGCCGAGCGGCTCCGCGCGGCGGGAGTGCCGGCCACGTTCTCGCTGCAGCTCGGGCACATCCACGGGTCGAGCGCCTTCACCGCGGTGATGGAGTCGGCGCGCGACTGGCGTCAGGAGACCTTCGACGTGCTCCGGGTCGCGCACAGCACGCCCGTCGCCGGCTAG